In Octopus bimaculoides isolate UCB-OBI-ISO-001 chromosome 14, ASM119413v2, whole genome shotgun sequence, the following are encoded in one genomic region:
- the LOC106868330 gene encoding uncharacterized protein LOC106868330, translating into MRTEKSTLLLLREVYDFKRQPFLNIAYWSGVQVREKFSKVCNSGEITLGSGKKMADGQRTFNANKILQSYKQLVDGIDEILIGTILDHFYASSIFNSEEMHTVQAEKVIEKKNRCFLKFLLEKTKNEDRRNISRIFDEFLNCLRNNGFGSLARLVEEKDSSPVVDPEVGAVLDCAKDLDLDERLLGRVLLFVSSGWEAAAIELGVEMGKITNAKNSGNEYMQKFVTFNAWRRKEGFLPGGLVRLLKALSEFPEIVNWSKMKESLESYRQENSVRSATIPS; encoded by the coding sequence ATGAGAACAGAAAAGAGTACCCTTCTACTTTTGCGTGAGGTATATGACTTCAAGAGACAGCCATTCCTAAACATTGCCTATTGGAGTGGCGTGCAGGTGCGCGAGAAGTTTTCGAAAGTTTGTAATTCAGGGGAGATCACTCTCGGTTCCGGTAAGAAAATGGCTGACGGACAAAGGACTTTCAATGCGAACAAAATTCTACAAAGTTATAAACAACTCGTGGATGGTATCGATGAAATACTTATAGGAACAATACTTGATCATTTTTATGCAAGTTCAATCTTTAATTCAGAGGAAATGCATACTGTTCAAGCAGAGAAagttatagagaaaaaaaatcggTGTTTTCTCAAATTCCTTCTTGAAAAAACGAAAAATGAGGACAGACGTAATATTTCTAGAATATTTGATGAATTTTTGAACTGTCTGAGAAACAACGGTTTCGGTTCTTTGGCCAGACTCGTGGAAGAAAAGGACAGTTCACCGGTGGTGGACCCTGAAGTGGGTGCCGTCCTCGATTGTGCTAAAGATTTAGATCTGGACGAGAGATTGCTTGGTCGAGTCTTATTGTTTGtgtcaagtggttgggaagctgCAGCTATTGAATTAGGGGTTGAAATGGGGAAAATTACTAACGCTAAGAATAGTGGCAATGAGTACATGCAGAAGTTCGTGACATTTAATGCCTGGAGACGAAAAGAAGGTTTCTTACCCGGTGGATTAGTAAGACTCTTGAAAGCCCTCAGTGAATTTCCAGAGATTGTAAACTGGAGTAAAATGAAGGAATCTCTCGAGAGCTATCGTCAAGAAAATTCGGTTCGTTCAGCTACGATTCCCTCTTAA
- the LOC106868329 gene encoding uroporphyrinogen-III synthase isoform X5, whose product MAWRLGHSGVPRDSNRMSKDIKKNSVILFKSPAEGENDIFLAELQKSELTVNVVPVLSFQSLHTDVLAQKLSGDARNKYSGIIFTSTRSVVVVDSAIKQLTAYNKKTTCKDLKCFVVGKSTATSAANLGFKPTGENSGHGKKLAEFILKEIEKKSDCKPILFPCSKIRNDDLPTHLKQNGIPVEEITVYETLPNPHLHICIDGVCKALKGQPEYLVFFSPSGVDSALPFITPVWDMSQSKVLALGPSTEKQLKAKSIKISGVSKGPTPVDLVKLIKELS is encoded by the exons GTCTCGGTCACTCAGGAGTACCCAGGGATTCAAACAGAATGTCGAAGGACATAAAGAAGAATTCAGTTATTCTCTTCAAATCTCCAGCAGAAGGTGAAAACGACATATTTCTGGCG GAATTACAGAAATCTGAACTGACTGTCAACGTTGTACCTGTGCTGTCGTTTCAATCTTTGCACACAGATGTCTTGGCACAAAAGCTCAGTGGAGATGCTAGAAATAAATACAGTGGCATCATTTTCACCAGTACTCGTAGTGTGGTGGTAGTGGACTCTGCCATTAAGCAGCTAACAGCATACA ATAAGAAGACAACCTGCAAGGACCTGAAATGTTTTGTAGTTGGCAAGAGTACGGCGACCTCAG ctGCCAATTTAGGCTTCAAACCTACAGGTGAAAATAGTGGCCATGGTAAAAAGTTAGCTGAATTCATTTTGAAAG aaatagaaaagaagtCAGATTGTAAACCTATTCTGTTCCCCTGTAGCAAGATACGAAATGACGACCTTCCAACTCACCTCAAACAAAATG GAATACCAGTTGAAGAAATAACAGTTTATGAAACACTGCCAAATCCTCATCTTCACATATGTATCGATGGAGTATGTAAAGCACTG aaaGGTCAACCAGAATATCTTGTGTTCTTTAGTCCTTCCGGGGTCGACTCTGCACTGCCTTTTATAACTCCAGTCTGGGATATGTCTCAATCAAAG GTGCTGGCATTGGGACCAAGTACTGAGAAGCAGCTGAAAGCAAAATCAATCAAGATATCAGGTGTGTCGAAAGGCCCAACACCTGTTGATTTGGTTAAACTCATCAAAGAGCTCAGTTGA
- the LOC106868333 gene encoding uncharacterized protein LOC106868333 isoform X1 → MANTQQFRNSIKIQRCREDLVEGLDDVSVKVIVDCLLTKLFITHENKDVIQAEKTGQDKARELLDLIYRKVESQDKVKKSDLFDEFVECLRKYNSCLASTVEMADDSVPNKALNIDDILVRVKDINLDEKILKCILMNVSSGWEHVATELGVSHVKLSIAKQNSSDVDIQMFEVFKAWRRIQPSETNALSKLLEVFDRCSYECKTDLNKILESVTSPHKEKIR, encoded by the coding sequence ATGGCTAACACACAGCAATTCAGGAACTCAATTAAAATTCAGCGATGTCGTGAGGATCTTGTGGAAGGGCTTGATGATGTGTCAGTAAAAGTCATTGTTGATTGTCTTTTGACTAAATTGTTTATCACGCACGAGAATAAGGATGTAATTCAAGCTGAAAAGACTGGACAAGACAAAGCCCGGGAATTACTAGACCTTATTTACCGCAAAGTGGAAAGCCAGGATAAAGTGAAAAAGTCAGATTTATTTGATGAATTCGTGGAATGTCTaagaaaatataactcatgtttagCATCAACCGTGGAAATGGCTGATGACAGTGTGCCGAATAAAGCACTTAACATAGATGATATCCTTGTACGTGTTAAAGATATAAATTTGGATGAGAAAATTCTAAAATGTATCTTGATGAACGTGAGCTCTGGATGGGAACATGTGGCTACCGAATTAGGTGTTAGCCATGTAAAACTTAGTATTGCTAAGCAAAACAGCTCAGACGTAGACATCCAGATGTTTGAGGTATTTAAAGCTTGGAGACGCATACAGCCCTCTGAGACAAATGCATTATCAAAACTTCTAGAAGTCTTCGATCGCTGTTCTTATGAATGCAAAACAGACTTGAATAAAATACTTGAAAGTGTCACGAGCCCTcataaagaaaagataagataa
- the LOC106868329 gene encoding uroporphyrinogen-III synthase isoform X4, producing MISHVFCGSLLEKVAHNCLGHSGVPRDSNRMSKDIKKNSVILFKSPAEGENDIFLAELQKSELTVNVVPVLSFQSLHTDVLAQKLSGDARNKYSGIIFTSTRSVVVVDSAIKQLTAYNKKTTCKDLKCFVVGKSTATSAANLGFKPTGENSGHGKKLAEFILKEIEKKSDCKPILFPCSKIRNDDLPTHLKQNGIPVEEITVYETLPNPHLHICIDGVCKALKGQPEYLVFFSPSGVDSALPFITPVWDMSQSKVLALGPSTEKQLKAKSIKISGVSKGPTPVDLVKLIKELS from the exons GTCTCGGTCACTCAGGAGTACCCAGGGATTCAAACAGAATGTCGAAGGACATAAAGAAGAATTCAGTTATTCTCTTCAAATCTCCAGCAGAAGGTGAAAACGACATATTTCTGGCG GAATTACAGAAATCTGAACTGACTGTCAACGTTGTACCTGTGCTGTCGTTTCAATCTTTGCACACAGATGTCTTGGCACAAAAGCTCAGTGGAGATGCTAGAAATAAATACAGTGGCATCATTTTCACCAGTACTCGTAGTGTGGTGGTAGTGGACTCTGCCATTAAGCAGCTAACAGCATACA ATAAGAAGACAACCTGCAAGGACCTGAAATGTTTTGTAGTTGGCAAGAGTACGGCGACCTCAG ctGCCAATTTAGGCTTCAAACCTACAGGTGAAAATAGTGGCCATGGTAAAAAGTTAGCTGAATTCATTTTGAAAG aaatagaaaagaagtCAGATTGTAAACCTATTCTGTTCCCCTGTAGCAAGATACGAAATGACGACCTTCCAACTCACCTCAAACAAAATG GAATACCAGTTGAAGAAATAACAGTTTATGAAACACTGCCAAATCCTCATCTTCACATATGTATCGATGGAGTATGTAAAGCACTG aaaGGTCAACCAGAATATCTTGTGTTCTTTAGTCCTTCCGGGGTCGACTCTGCACTGCCTTTTATAACTCCAGTCTGGGATATGTCTCAATCAAAG GTGCTGGCATTGGGACCAAGTACTGAGAAGCAGCTGAAAGCAAAATCAATCAAGATATCAGGTGTGTCGAAAGGCCCAACACCTGTTGATTTGGTTAAACTCATCAAAGAGCTCAGTTGA
- the LOC106868329 gene encoding uroporphyrinogen-III synthase isoform X3, which translates to MRKFYSANSAVRLMISHVFCGSLLEKVAHNCLGHSGVPRDSNRMSKDIKKNSVILFKSPAEGENDIFLAELQKSELTVNVVPVLSFQSLHTDVLAQKLSGDARNKYSGIIFTSTRSVVVVDSAIKQLTAYNKKTTCKDLKCFVVGKSTATSAANLGFKPTGENSGHGKKLAEFILKEIEKKSDCKPILFPCSKIRNDDLPTHLKQNGIPVEEITVYETLPNPHLHICIDGVCKALKGQPEYLVFFSPSGVDSALPFITPVWDMSQSKVLALGPSTEKQLKAKSIKISGVSKGPTPVDLVKLIKELS; encoded by the exons GTCTCGGTCACTCAGGAGTACCCAGGGATTCAAACAGAATGTCGAAGGACATAAAGAAGAATTCAGTTATTCTCTTCAAATCTCCAGCAGAAGGTGAAAACGACATATTTCTGGCG GAATTACAGAAATCTGAACTGACTGTCAACGTTGTACCTGTGCTGTCGTTTCAATCTTTGCACACAGATGTCTTGGCACAAAAGCTCAGTGGAGATGCTAGAAATAAATACAGTGGCATCATTTTCACCAGTACTCGTAGTGTGGTGGTAGTGGACTCTGCCATTAAGCAGCTAACAGCATACA ATAAGAAGACAACCTGCAAGGACCTGAAATGTTTTGTAGTTGGCAAGAGTACGGCGACCTCAG ctGCCAATTTAGGCTTCAAACCTACAGGTGAAAATAGTGGCCATGGTAAAAAGTTAGCTGAATTCATTTTGAAAG aaatagaaaagaagtCAGATTGTAAACCTATTCTGTTCCCCTGTAGCAAGATACGAAATGACGACCTTCCAACTCACCTCAAACAAAATG GAATACCAGTTGAAGAAATAACAGTTTATGAAACACTGCCAAATCCTCATCTTCACATATGTATCGATGGAGTATGTAAAGCACTG aaaGGTCAACCAGAATATCTTGTGTTCTTTAGTCCTTCCGGGGTCGACTCTGCACTGCCTTTTATAACTCCAGTCTGGGATATGTCTCAATCAAAG GTGCTGGCATTGGGACCAAGTACTGAGAAGCAGCTGAAAGCAAAATCAATCAAGATATCAGGTGTGTCGAAAGGCCCAACACCTGTTGATTTGGTTAAACTCATCAAAGAGCTCAGTTGA
- the LOC106868329 gene encoding uroporphyrinogen-III synthase isoform X6, protein MSKDIKKNSVILFKSPAEGENDIFLAELQKSELTVNVVPVLSFQSLHTDVLAQKLSGDARNKYSGIIFTSTRSVVVVDSAIKQLTAYNKKTTCKDLKCFVVGKSTATSAANLGFKPTGENSGHGKKLAEFILKEIEKKSDCKPILFPCSKIRNDDLPTHLKQNGIPVEEITVYETLPNPHLHICIDGVCKALKGQPEYLVFFSPSGVDSALPFITPVWDMSQSKVLALGPSTEKQLKAKSIKISGVSKGPTPVDLVKLIKELS, encoded by the exons ATGTCGAAGGACATAAAGAAGAATTCAGTTATTCTCTTCAAATCTCCAGCAGAAGGTGAAAACGACATATTTCTGGCG GAATTACAGAAATCTGAACTGACTGTCAACGTTGTACCTGTGCTGTCGTTTCAATCTTTGCACACAGATGTCTTGGCACAAAAGCTCAGTGGAGATGCTAGAAATAAATACAGTGGCATCATTTTCACCAGTACTCGTAGTGTGGTGGTAGTGGACTCTGCCATTAAGCAGCTAACAGCATACA ATAAGAAGACAACCTGCAAGGACCTGAAATGTTTTGTAGTTGGCAAGAGTACGGCGACCTCAG ctGCCAATTTAGGCTTCAAACCTACAGGTGAAAATAGTGGCCATGGTAAAAAGTTAGCTGAATTCATTTTGAAAG aaatagaaaagaagtCAGATTGTAAACCTATTCTGTTCCCCTGTAGCAAGATACGAAATGACGACCTTCCAACTCACCTCAAACAAAATG GAATACCAGTTGAAGAAATAACAGTTTATGAAACACTGCCAAATCCTCATCTTCACATATGTATCGATGGAGTATGTAAAGCACTG aaaGGTCAACCAGAATATCTTGTGTTCTTTAGTCCTTCCGGGGTCGACTCTGCACTGCCTTTTATAACTCCAGTCTGGGATATGTCTCAATCAAAG GTGCTGGCATTGGGACCAAGTACTGAGAAGCAGCTGAAAGCAAAATCAATCAAGATATCAGGTGTGTCGAAAGGCCCAACACCTGTTGATTTGGTTAAACTCATCAAAGAGCTCAGTTGA